The following are encoded together in the Octopus sinensis linkage group LG15, ASM634580v1, whole genome shotgun sequence genome:
- the LOC115219835 gene encoding inositol oxygenase-like codes for MTTAGIHLLNSSCTSYKNIQDDSMQNHSFRNYDKHDSDSQVYNTYKQMHTFQTVDFVKESHGRWTKFDHAEMSIMEALEMLNNLVDESDPDIDLSNSFHAFQTAEGIRKEYPDEDWFQLTGLVHDLGKVMALWGAPQWSVTGDTYPVGCRPAPSVVYADSTFNDNPDFNNPKYNTKLGIYDEHCGLSKVLMSWGHDEYMYQVLKHNTCYLPEEALCVIRYHSFYPWHNSNDYGYLCDNKDQEMLKWAKHFNPFDLYTKSPVIPDVDEIRPYYEKLIEKYIPGKLKW; via the coding sequence ATGACAACAGCTGGCATCCACCTTCTCAACTCCTCCTGTACATCATATAAGAACATACAAGATGATAGTATGCAAAACCATTCCTTCAGGAACTATGACAAACATGACTCCGATTCCCAGGTGTACAACACCTACAAGCAAATGCACACGTTTCAAACTGTCGACTTCGTGAAAGAATCCCACGGCCGGTGGACCAAATTCGATCACGCTGAAATGTCCATAATGGAAGCTCTGGAAATGTTAAACAACTTGGTGGATGAGTCCGACCCGGATATCGATCTCAGTAACTCTTTCCATGCGTTTCAAACGGCAGAAGGAATCCGTAAAGAGTACCCCGACGAAGACTGGTTTCAGTTGACAGGACTCGTACATGACCTGGGTAAAGTTATGGCCCTGTGGGGTGCACCGCAGTGGTCGGTGACTGGTGACACCTACCCGGTCGGCTGTAGACCAGCTCCTTCGGTCGTTTATGCCGACAGTACTTTCAACGACAACCCCGACTTTAACAACCCAAAATACAACACGAAACTCGGTATTTACGATGAACACTGTGGTCTGAGTAAGGTACTCATGTCTTGGGGTCACGATGAGTATATGTACCAAGTACTGAAACACAACACTTGTTACCTACCCGAGGAAGCTCTCTGTGTTATTAGATACCATTCTTTCTACCCGTGGCACAACAGTAATGACTATGGTTACCTGTGTGACAACAAAGACCAGGAAATGTTGAAATGGGCAAAACATTTCAACCCGTTCGATTTGTATACCAAATCACCCGTCATTCCGGATGTTGACGAAATCCGACCATATTACGAAAAATTGATTGAAAAATATATCCCGGGTAAActaaaatggtaa
- the LOC115219784 gene encoding inositol oxygenase, whose product MTAAVDSNVLSPFLREKLVYNHDAAKENNSFRNFDKCDSDSQVYNTYKQMHTFQTVDFVKESHGRWTKFDHAEMSIMEALEMLNNLVDESDPDIDLSNSFHAFQTAEGIRKEYPDEDWFQLTGLIHDLGKVMALWGAPQWSVVGDTYPVGCRPAPSVVYADSTFNDNPDFNNPKYNTKLGIYEEHCGLSKVLMSWGHDEYMYQVLKHNTCYLPEEALCVIRYHSFYPWHSSNDYGYLCDNKDQEMLRWVQNFNPFDLYTKSPVIPDVDEIRPYYERLIEKYIPGKLKW is encoded by the coding sequence ATGACTGCCGCAGTAGACAGCAATGTCCTGTCGCCGTTTTTAAGGGAGAAACTGGTTTATAACCACGACGCGGCCAAAGAAAACAATTCCTTCAGGAACTTTGACAAATGTGACTCCGATTCCCAGGTGTACAACACCTACAAGCAAATGCACACGTTTCAAACTGTCGACTTCGTGAAAGAATCCCACGGCCGGTGGACCAAATTCGATCACGCTGAAATGTCCATAATGGAAGCTCTGGAAATGTTAAACAACTTGGTGGATGAGTCCGACCCGGATATCGATCTCAGTAACTCTTTCCATGCGTTTCAAACAGCAGAAGGAATCCGTAAAGAGTACCCCGACGAAGACTGGTTTCAGTTGACGGGACTCATACATGACCTGGGTAAAGTTATGGCCCTGTGGGGTGCACCGCAGTGGTCGGTGGTTGGTGACACCTACCCGGTCGGCTGTAGACCAGCTCCTTCGGTCGTTTATGCCGACAGTACTTTCAACGACAACCCCGACTTTAACAACCCAAAATACAACACGAAACTCGGTATTTACGAAGAACACTGTGGTCTGAGTAAGGTACTCATGTCTTGGGGCCACGATGAGTATATGTACCAAGTACTGAAACACAACACTTGTTACTTACCCGAGGAAGCTCTCTGTGTTATTAGATACCATTCTTTCTACCCGTGGCACAGCAGTAATGATTATGGTTACCTGTGTGACAACAAAGACCAGGAAATGTTGAGATGGGTACAAAATTTCAACCCGTTCGATTTGTATACCAAATCACCCGTCATTCCGGATGTTGACGAAATCCGACCATATTACGAAAGATTGATTGAAAAATATATCCCGGGTAAActaaaatggtaa